A single window of Musa acuminata AAA Group cultivar baxijiao unplaced genomic scaffold, Cavendish_Baxijiao_AAA HiC_scaffold_696, whole genome shotgun sequence DNA harbors:
- the LOC103991348 gene encoding plastidial pyruvate kinase 4, chloroplastic translates to MKLPSVSEFSAQSIVCKGPYQNHGTLHHSVLAYPKSSTEYCNSISNSIVNSVTFGGHENKLQCLSKANLKYPILFAKLQESDAFESKGCKSYEDMLDADTEKSRGNFDIKKSSEGSSESHFNEDEVSGALSTSNEKFLEYPLNYEVCLGKLRAVYLHVLAAEQWNASRLNKCHRSYLESATNLIHYMALNSLDVDELKQELCSSGLVDLEQTNSHVLASITAAIKLLKNLQPNSYDKNHKTWPLDVIHHDNVQETENYVDFGISAMRKKASMNKAALFGPAQDEKNINIMVTVGREAIDNETLLSDLVNSGANVIRINCAHDDSTIWSEIIRLAKHCSQMLEKPCRVLMDLAGPKLRTGPMKSGPQVMKLSPKKDAKGDVMFPAQVWLSRPGCAPPTPSAVDATLFVESGRFFNEIGIGNVLEFVDCRGRRRSLKVSKRLSASSGYGFIAECSRTAYVGSGTKLCIQKKKGKSSCGEVVNVPAADQFIRVRVGDLLTIIREPSLIFDEIGASTCGAAKVTCNSGRLFDSVKPGDPIAFDDGRIWGVVQGTSINEIVVSISRASPKGSKLGSEKSINIPKTEIHFEGLTSKDLVDLEFIAANADMVGISFIRDVHDMEIVQQQLKKRKLAELGVVLKIETQSAFDRLPLLLLQAMQSPNPFGVMIARGDLAVECGWDQMASIQEEILSICNAGHVPVIWATQVLESLTKTGIPTRAEITDVASGMRASCIMLNKGKYITEAVSTLNTVLGSCSTSKKNMKTLMKPLFPTS, encoded by the exons ATGAAGCTTCCATCAGTTTCTGAATTTTCAGCCCAGTCAATTGTCTGCAAGGGACCTTACCAAAATCAT GGAACTCTCCACCATTCAGTTTTGGCTTATCCTAAATCAAGCACAGAATACTGTAACTCAATTTCTAATTCTATAGTAAATAGTGTTACTTTTGGGGGTCATGAAAACAAACTTCAATGCTTATCAAAGGCAAACCTGAAGTACCCAATACTGTTTGCCAAGCTACAAGAAAGTGATGCCTTTGAAAGCAAAGGATGCAAATCTTATGAGGATATGCTAGATGCAGATACAGAGAAATCTAGAggcaattttgatattaaaaaatcATCTGAGGGATCAAGTGAGTCACATTTCAATGAAGATGAGGTATCAGGTGCGCTGTCAACGTCTAACGAAAAGTTCTTGGAGTATCCACTTAACTATGAAGTGTGCCTTGGCAAGTTACGGGCTGTATACTTGCATGTATTGGCTGCAGAACAGTGGAATGCTTCTCGTTTAAATAAGTGCCACAG ATCCTACTTGGAAAGTGCCACGAATTTGATTCATTATATGGCATTAAACTCACTTGATGTCGACGAACTTAAGCAAGAACTTTGTTCATCAGGCCTTGTAGATTTGGAACAGACCAATTCCCATGTTCTTGCAAGTATTACTGCAGCCATCAAACTCCTAAAAAATCTACAACCCAATTCGTATGACAAGAACCACAAAACATGGCCATTGGATGTGATACACCATGATAATGTTCAGGAGACTGAAAACTATGTAGATTTTGGCATAAGTGCAATGAGAAAGAAGGCATCTATGAACAAAGCAGCACTATTTGGACCTGCTCAAGATGagaaaaacataaacataatggtGACAGTTGGTAGAGAAGCAATTGACAATGAAACCTTGCTCAGTGATCTCGTCAATTCAGGCGCAAATGTAATACGCATCAACTGCGCACATGATGACTCAACTATTTGGAGCGAAATCATTAGACTTGCAAAGCACTGCTCACAAATGTTGGAAAAACCATGTCGAGTTCTTATGGATTTAGCTGGGCCAAAGTTGAGGACAGGACCAATGAAGTCTGGTCCACAAGTTATGAAATTATCCCCTAAAAAGGATGCTAAAGGTGATGTCATGTTTCCAGCTCAAGTTTGGCTGTCTCGTCCAGGTTGTGCCCCTCCTACTccctcagcagtagatgcaactctTTTTGTAGAAAGTGGtagattttttaatgaaattggGATAGGCAATGTGCTCGAATTTGTTGATTGTAGGGGTAGACGAAGGTCACTCAAAGTCTCTAAAAGACTTTCTGCTTCTAGTGGCTATGGCTTCATTGCAGAGTGTTCACGGACTGCTTATGTTGGCTCAGGCACCAAATTGTGCATACAGAAGAAGAAGGGTAAGTCTTCCTGTGGAGAAGTAGTGAATGTGCCTGCAGCAGATCAGTTCATTAGGGTGAGAGTGGGGGACTTGCTGACTATTATTAGAGAACCTAGTTTAATATTTGATGAAATTGGTGCTAGCACATGTGGTGCTGCAAAGGTAACATGTAATTCTGGTCGTCTTTTTGATTCTGTGAAACCTGGAGACCCTATAGCTTTTGATGATGGAAGGATCTGGGGAGTTGTTCAGGGAACAAGTATTAATGAAATAGTTGTCTCGATATCTCGTGCAAGTCCAAAGGGTTCAAAACTAGGCTCTGAGAAATCAATAAACATTCCCAAGACTGAGATACACTTTGAAGGCTTGACCTCGAAGGATCTTGTGGATCTTGAATTTATTGCTGCTAATGCTGATATGGTAGGTATATCATTCATTAGAGATGTACATGACATGGAGATTGTCCAGCAACAACTGAAGAAAAGAAAGCTTGCAGAGTTGGGTGTTGTGCTGAAAATTGAAACTCAAAGTGCCTTTGATAGGCTGCCTCTCTTGCTGCTTCAGGCAATGCAGTCTCCTAACCCTTTCGGGGTTATGATTGCTAGAGGAGATCTTGCAGTGGAATGTGGATGGGATCAGATGGCTAGTATTCAGGAAGAGATCTTGTCCATTTGTAATGCTGGTCATGTTCCTGTTATATG